One window of the Pristis pectinata isolate sPriPec2 chromosome 13, sPriPec2.1.pri, whole genome shotgun sequence genome contains the following:
- the LOC127577079 gene encoding putative nuclease HARBI1, giving the protein MAFPMGIPLYTIIVEDEEEEEEQQRMEAKRIRQHGKRHHPTRYYPPQRIYRQRRSFEDLSEELCIRRVRLSKGAIANLCDFLREDLQPHSTARTALSVEMKVTTALNFFGTGSFQGATGNMCNISQGAVRAAIQQVTDVLFNKAAGFINFGITPRQQRERAKDFCCIAGFPKVQGVIGGTHVALKAPAEQPLIFVNRKGFHSLNVQIVCDAHQKILYVNAKHAGSCHDAVIVQHSTLPDLFHEDNHVQGWLLGDQAYALQTWLMPPLSRPRTQAEEAYNQAQAATRAVVERAIRLLKSRFRCLDRSSGALQYTPQRVARIVIACCVLHNFALQEGHLFNIDDEEPLLPEERELQAPALEEDDQEDSSLDVARAIQKQIVQEEFSH; this is encoded by the coding sequence ATGGCATTCCCCATGGGCATCCCTCTCTATACCATCATTGTGGaagacgaggaggaggaggaggagcagcaaCGCATGGAGGCAAAGAGAATAAGGCAGCACGGCAAAAGGCACCATCCTACCAGGTACTACCCTCCGCAGCGTATCTACAGGCAGCGCCGGTCCTTTGAGGACCTCTCGGAGGAGCTCTGTATTCGACGAGTGCGGTTGTCCAAGGGTGCCATTGCCAATCTGTGCGACTTCCTCCGCGAAGACCTTCAGCCACACTCCACTGCCAGGACGGCGTTGTCCGTCGAAATGAAAGTCACCACCGCCCTGAACTTCTTTGGCACCGGGTCGTTTCAGGGGGCGACGGGGAACATGTGCAACATCAGTCAGGGGGCAGTGAGGGCGGCCATTCAACAGGTCACAGATGTGCTCTTCAACAAAGCTGCAGGGTTCATCAACTTTGGCATTACACCCAGGCAGCAGAGGGAAAGAGCCAAGGACTTCTGCTGCATTGCTGGATTCCCCAAGGTGCAGGGCGTTATAGGAGGCACACACGTAGCACTGAAGGCACCTGCAGAGCAGCCGCTTATATTCGTGAACAGAAAGGGGTTCCACTCTCTGAACGTTCAGATCGTCTGTGACGCCCACCAGAAAATCCTGTACGTGAATGCCAAGCATGCAGGCAGCTGTCACGACGCCGTGATTGTACAGCACTCAACACTCCCCGACCTCTTCCACGAAGACAACCACGTGCAGGGCTGGCTTCTTGGAGACCAGGCGTACGCACTGCAGACGTGGCTCATGCCTCCACTGAGCCGACCGAGAACGCAGGCCGAGGAGGCGTACAACCAGGCCCAGGCGGCAACGAGAGCCGTGGTGGAGAGGGCCATAAGACTGTTGAAAAGCAGGTTTCGTTGCCTGGACAGATCAAGCGGAGCTCTGCAGTACACGCCCCAGAGGGTCGCAAGAATTGTCATAGCCTGCTGCGTGTTGCACAATTTTGCACTACAGGAGGGCCACCTATTCAACATCGACGACGAGGAGCCACTGCTGCCGGAGGAGAGGGAACTGCAGGCCCCAGCGCTGGAAGAGGATGACCAGGAGGATTCATCCCTGGATGTGGCAAGGGCTATCCAAAAGCAGATTGTGCAGGAAGAGTTCAGTCACTGA